AATCAAATGTCGACTTCCCCGGATCCGTCTGGGGATGGCAGCCGTCCGCTGGTGCCGGGGGGACACCGGGACGGCTGCCTTATTGAATCAAGATCCGGTTTCGCCCATTGATTCAGCGGTGAGGAGCAGGGCCGAAACCGGGTATGGTTACGGGCATGAGAGGAAAGAAGAAAAAGGAGTTGCCGGCCTACATCCGGGAACGCATCAGCCTGGATGAGCTGCTGGCCTCCCGGCGGGTGCTGCAGCTCGTCTACGAAAAGGGCCCCATTACCCAGGGCGAGGCCAGCGAAGCGCTGGACCTGTCCCAGGGCGCCTGCAACCTCCACTTCCAACGCCTGGAGTATGAGGGCCTGCTGCGGGCCCATCGCATCGTGCCGGAAGGCCGAGGCCCAGGTCGGCCCAGCAACCACTGGGAAATCGCCAGGGAGCAGAACGCCGCCCTGGGCCTCGTCTTCGATCCCCCAAACGTCTACGTGCAGCTGGAGGATTTCACCGCCGCGATTCTCTTCAGCCAAGGCGCCAGCCTGCGTGCCTGCCGCCGCAGCGAGAAGATCGCCGAAAAGGTATCCGACCTGGTGGTGAAGGCCATGGACGAGGTCCGGGCCAGGAAGCTGATCCTCCGCCACGCCTTCGCCGCCCTGCCCGGCGTGCTGGAACCCGCCACCGGCGCGGTGAAGCGGGCTGTGAACTTCCCCGCCCTGGAAGGGCTGGATGTGTCCGACCTGATGCAGCGCACCTTCAAGGTGCCCACCCTGGCCAACTCCCTGGGCGCGGCCTACTACTACGGCGAGGCGGCCACCATTCCTGCCAACAACACGGCCCTGGTGATGTACTGGGATCTCGGCCTGGGCTTCGCCTTCGGGCGCAACCGCCAACTGCTGACCGTGCACGGGGGCGAGGAGGGCGGCCGCATGATCTCCGAGCTGGGCCACATCAGCATTGATGCCCAGGGCCCCCGCTGCCACTGCGGCGAACGGGGCTGCATCGAGGCCTATGCCGGCGGCTGGGTGCTCCTCCAGCAATTCGCAGGCAAGGGCATCACCACGCTCGACCACCTCGTGCGCCTCGCCGATTCGGGCGATGCCAGTTTCCGCCAGGCCCTGCGGGACATCTCCAAGCTCCTCGGGCGCCACCTGGCCGGGGCCATCCAGATGCTGGGCGTATCTGAAGTGCGTATCACCGGGCCCCTGGCCCCGCTCTTCCACCACGGCCGGGCGGATTTCTTCACGGGCCTGGCGGAAATCATCGGCATCCACCGGTCCTCCGCCATCCAGGTGCAAGTCACCGAGGATTTCAAGGGCCAACTGCTGGCCGGCGCCACCCGCGCCGCCCGCCGGGTCTACCTCTACCCCGACGAATTCAGCCAGCTGTCTCGCCTTTCCACCACCCTTCAGGGCCAGCGCATGGCGGGCAGCTAGGGCCGTGGGCAAGGAAAAGCATGAACCGCGAATGACACGGATGGGCGCGAAGAGGGGTTTCCCTGCCCAATCGGTGGACGCGGTTCCTCAGCGCTGGTCTGCGACGGGGCCAGCCACCATGCGGCGCCGCACGCCGCCGTTGGCTTCGGCGAAGTAGCGCCGCACGCCCAGGGTGATGGCATCGGCCACCTTGGCCTGGAAGGCCGCATCCTTCAGCTTTTCCTCTTCCTTGGGATTGGAGATGAAGGCCACCTCCACCAGCACCGCGGGCATGGCGGCGCCCCGCAGGACCACGAAGGGGGCCTGCTTCACGCCCCGCTCCTTGATGCCCGCCAAGCGGTTGAGCTGGCCCTGGATGGCCACGGCCAGGCGCTCCGAATCCTGCAGGAAGGCCTTCTGGGCCAAGTCGTCCAGGATGCTCGCCACCACACTGTCGTCGCTTCCGGGCGGTGCGCCAGCCCCGGCGTTTTCGGCGGCCACCACATCCTCGTCATCGCCCTTGCCCAGGCTGAGGAAGTAGACCTCCGAACCCCGGGCGGCCTTGGCCTTCGCCGCGTTCATGTGCAGGCTGATGAAGAGGTCGGCCCCCTGGGCGTTGGCGGCCTTGGCCCGGTCCCAGAGGGGAATGAACGTGTCGTCCTCCCGGGTGAAGACCGGCTCGAAGCCCGCGGCCTTCAGCTTCTCGGCCACGGCCTTGCCGATGTCCAGGGCGGCGGCCTTCTCCTTCAGGCCCTTCGGGCCCTTGGCACCGCCGTCAAGGCCGCCGTGGCCGGGGTCCACCATGACCTTCAGGCGCGCGGGAACCGGCGACGGGGAACCGGCGGGTTTGGGAGTCTGGCCCCAAGACAGTAGGCTGAAGGTGGCAAGCAGGACGCTTGGGAGTCGGATCATGGCCCAGTCAGTGAAAGGTATGCGGGATCTCTTCGGGGCGGAGCTGCGTTGGTTCCAGCATATCGAGGAAACGGCCCGCCGCGTATTCGGACGCCACGGCTATGGCGAAATCCGCACCCCCATCCTGGAAGAGCTGGACGTCTTCAAGCGCAGCGTGGGCGAGAGCTCCGACATCGTGAACAAGGAGATGTATCAGTTCACGGACAAGGGTGGCCGCGAGGTGGTGATGCGGCCCGAGAACACCGCGGGTGTGGTGCGGGCCGCCATCCAGCACAAGCTGCTGCTCAACAACGATCCCGTGCTGTTCTACTACATCGGCCAGCAGTTCCGATACGAGCGCATGCAGACAGGCCGCTACCGCCAGTTCTGGCAGATCGGCGCCGAAAGCTTCGGTGTGGCCACCCCTGAGAGCGAGGCGGAATCACTGCTCATGCTCCACAGCTTCCTCACCGAACTGGGCCTCAAATCCCTCGTGTTCTCCATCAACAGCGTGGGCACGCCGGAATCCCGGCCCGCCTTCCACGCGGCCTTCCGCGTTTTCTTCGCCCAGCGCGCCGATCAGTTCTGCGAGGATTGCCACCGCCGCATCGAGACGAACCCCTTGCGCGTGCTGGACTGCAAGAACGAGCGCTGCCAGGCCGCCCTGGAAGGGCACCCCGTTATCACCGACCACCTGGACGAGGCCTCGGCCAAGCACCACGCCCGCCTCAAGCTGCTGCTCACGGAACTGGGCATTCCCTTCGAGGAGAACCCGCGCCTGGTGCGGGGCCTCGACTACTACACCCGCACCGCCTTCGAGGTGCTCAGCTCCGATCTGGGCGCCCAGAGCGCCCTGCTGGGCGGCGGCCGCTACGATCTGCTGGTCAAGCACCTGGGCGGCCCCGACGTGCCCGCCTTTGGCTGGGCCATCGGCCTGGATCGCCTGGCCATGGTGCTCCAGCAGGTGCGCGGCCAGGCGCCCATCTCCACTCCCGCCTTGCTCATTCCCCTGGGTGAGCAGGCCACCCTCGAAGCCCTCAAGCTGGCGCGCACCCTCTGGGACGCAGGCGTGGCCCTGCAGCTGGAGACCCGCGGCGGCGCGCTGAAAAAGGCCATGGCCTCCGCCAACCGCCTGGGCCTCCAGACCGTGCTCATCCTGGGCGATGGCGAACTGGAGGGCGGCACCGTGACCGTGAAGCACATGGCCACCGGCGAGCAGGAGAGCTGGCCCCTGGACGAGGTAGCCGCACGGCTCTCCACCCCGATCACCAGGGCCTGAAGCTCCCGAGCAGTGGGCTTCTTGGCTGAAGGGGCCGAGGGCAAGAAAGGTCGGGGTTACGGGTGATCGTAGCAGTTCGCGAAGGTCTGGCTGCCCGTTGGAGGCGTCAAACCCCGATTGGCAGGGTGGTTGTCCGAGCCTGGGGGTTCCACCCCCATGCCAAACCCGACAAGTGTGATAACCTATTTTCTTCGTGATCGCAGGCGACCCCCGGTCTCCGCCTCTTCTCAGTCCGAACATCCCTTTTCGCCCTGACCGGGCCCCCGGAATCCTCCGCGGGCGGGCCCCTTCAGGAGCGACCATGTCCTTCGATTCCCTCGGGCTGATGCCCGAGCTTCTGCGCGCCGTACGCGAGCAGGGCTACGAAACCCCCACCCCCATCCAGGCCCAGGCCATCCCCCTGGTGCTGGAGAAGCGCGATCTGCTGGCCCGGGCCCAGACGGGCACCGGCAAGACCGCTGGTTTCACCCTGCCCCTGCTGCAGCTGCTGGCCCCGCACGCCAGCACCTCAGCTTCGCCTGCGCGCCACCCGATCCGCGCCCTCATCCTCACCCCCACCCGCGAGCTGGCCATGCAGGTGGAGGAGAGCGTCCGCACCTACGGGAAATACATCCCCCTGCGCTCGGCCACCATCTTCGGCGGCGTGAACATCAATCCCCAGACCAAGGCCCTGCGCGCCGGCGTCGAGATCCTCGTGGCCACGCCCGGCCGCCTGTTGGATCATCACCAGCAGGGCAACCTGAACTTCAGCCAGCTCGAGATCCTCGTGCTGGACGAAGCTGACCGCATGCTGGACATGGGCTTCATCCGCGACATCCAGAAGATCATCGCCCTGCTGCCCAAGAGCCGGCAGACCCTGCTCTTCTCGGCCACCTTCACGGATGAGATCAAGCAGCTGGCCGCCCAGTTCCTGAAGACGCCCGCCTCGGTGCAGATCACGCCCCAGAACACGGCGGCCGAGCTGGTGCGCCAGGTCGTCCATCCCGTGGACCGCGAGCGCAAGCGCGCCCTGCTGGCCCACATCATCCACACCCGCAAGCTGGAGCAGGTGCTGGTGTTCACCCGCACCAAGCACGGCGCCAACCGGCTGTCCGAGCAGCTCGACAAGGATGGCATCAGCTCCATGGCCATCCACGGCAACAAGAGCCAGCCCCAGCGCATCAAGGCCCTCGATGATTTCAAGAAGGGCGCTGTCCGCGTGCTCGTGGCCACCGATATCGCTGCCCGGGGCCTGGACATCGACATGCTCCCCCACGTGGTGAACTACGAGCTGCCCCAGGTGCCCGAGGATTACATCCACCGCATCGGCCGCACTGGCCGCGCCGGCAGCGAGGGCGAAGCCCTCTCCCTGGTCTGCGTGGACGAGCACAAGCTACTCAAGGACATCGAGAAGCTGCTCCGCAAGGAACTGCCCAAGGACGTGGTGACTGGCTATGCACCCGATCCCAGCATCCCCGCCGAGCCCATCCAGACCGGGCGGCAGGGCGGCGGTGGCGGTCGTGGCCGGGGGTCTGCCCGTCCGGCGCGGCCTTCCACGGGCTCCGCTCCCCGCGGCGAACGGGGCCGGCACCCGGCCCGCCCCAGTTCCCGGGGCAAGTGAGCGCGCCTTATACCCCTTGACACGAGGCTCGTTGGGCTCCAGGATTCTTGCTTATGCAAGAACCCATGCCCGACTCCCTCACCCAAGCTGGCCTCGGCACCCTGGCCTCCGCCGTCCGGCGGCGGCTGAAGCACGTGGTTGGCGCTCGATTGGCCCCCTACGACCTCACCATCCAGCAGTTCTGGGTCATGCTCGTGCTGCTGGAGCAGGGGGCCTCCTCCCTGCATCCCCTGGCCCAGCAGGTCTGGATGGACGACCCCACCGCCAGCCGGGTGGTCAAGGCCATGGTGGAGCGTGGCCTGCTGCGCACCGAAGCCGACCCCAAACACGGCCGGCGCATCCTCATCAGCCTGACCCCCAGCGCCCTGCCCCTGGCCCAGGAACTCAAGGCCCTGGCCACAGGCATCAAGACGGGCCTGGTCGCAGGGCTTGATGCGGATCAGCAGGCCCTCATGCGGGCCGGCATGATGGCCATGATCACCAACCTGGATGGCATGTTGGCGGGCCTGCCCGCTGCGATTCAAGATGAGGCTGCCGCCTCCTGACCGCCCCGGCGTTCCCGTTCCCGATCAAGGAGGTGCCATGCGAATCCTGACTGCCCTCGGCTTCGCCGCAGCCCTGGCCTCGGCCCTGCCCCTGGCGGCCCACGCCAAGCACCAGGCGAAGGAATCAACCGCGCCCAAGATCCACAAAATCGAAAAGGTGGCGGAGAACGTCTACTGCATCTTCGGCCAGGGCGGAAACGTCGGCCTCATTGTCACTGCCAATCACGCCATCCTCATCGATGACCAGTTCGAGCGGCTGGTGCCAGGCCTCGTGGAAGCCGTCCGCTCAGTCACCCCCAAGCCCATCAAATACCTCATCAACACCCATGGCCATGGCGATCACGTGGGCGGCAACGTGGTGCTGGAGAAGCAGGTCATGGCCATCGTGGCCCACGCCAACGTGCGGAAGGCCATGATCAAGGAGCAGGCCAAGCTCGAACCCGCCAAAAGGGGCGGCCTGCCGGAGCTGGCCCTGGGCTCCGAGGATGCCAAGGAGCGGGCCCGCCTGGACATCCACCTGGATGGCACCGACCTTCACCTGCTGCACCTGGGGCCCGGCCACACCGATGGCGACATCATCGTGGGCCTGCCGGCCGTGCCCGTGCTGCACATGGGCGATCTCTTCTTCCTGGGCATGTTGCCCTACATCGACGTGGAAGGCGGCGGCAGCTTCGACGGCCTGGCCTCCCAAATCGCCGCCGTGGCCTCCTGGGTTCCCGATAACACGCGCATCATCCCCGGCCACGGGCCTGTCTGCGGCAAGCCCGAGCTGCTCCGCTACCGCGACCTGCTGCTGGCCATCCAGGCCCACGTGAAGGCGAACCCCGCAAAGGATGGCCCAGCCCTGGCCGCCTCCTTCGACACGGCGACCTGGCCGGAATGGAAGCCGCGGCCGGAATTCGTCACCTGGGAAACCCTCTTCTCAGTGGCTTCGGGCAAAGGCCCTGGCCGAGTCAGCCGCCCCTGAACCATCACCCACCCCATCGCCCACCCCCTCGCCCGCCATCGATCAACTGCCTGGATTCTGCATGGACGCCCTCGACAACACCTTCACTGAACCGAACAAAGGCGCCAGCCCCGCCTTCCTGCGGGGCTGGCGCCTTTGGGCCATCGGCGGAGCCGCCCTCCTGCTGGTGTGGTTCCTCTTCTTCCGGGGCGGAAAGAAGGATGCGGGTGTGAACCCCGCCGGGCGCCCCGTGCCCGTGGCCGTGGCCCAGGCCCGGAAGGGCGACATGGCCGTGCACCTGACTGGCCTGGGCACTGTCACGGCCCTGAACAATGTCACGGTGCGCAGCCGCGTCGATGGCCAGCTGGTGCACATCGCCTTCACCGAGGGCCAGATGGTCCGAGAAGGCGACCTCCTCGCCGAGATCGATCCGCGTCCCTTCCGGGTTCAACTCATGCAGGCCGAAGGCCAGTTCGCCAAGGACCAGGCCGCCGCCCAAAACGCCCAGGCAGACCTGCGGCGCCTCGAGGGCCTGGTGAAACAGGGCATCATCTCCCGGCAGCAGCTGGACACCCAGACCAGCACCGTCGCCCAGTTCGAAGCCGCCCTCAAATCCGATCAGGCCCAGGTGGAAAGCGCCAAGTTGAACCTCGCCTACAGCCGCATCACCGCGCCCATTTCCGGCCGCGTGGGCCTGCGGCTGGTGGACATGGGCAACATGGTGCGCGCCACGGATGCCAACGGTCTGGCCACCATCGCTCCCGTCCAGCCCATCAACGTCGTCTTCGCCATTCCCGCGGACAACATCCAAAAAGTGCTCAGCCAAAGCGCCAAGGGCACCAAGCTGCCGGTGGAGGCCTGGGACCGCGACCTCAAGGCCCGCCTCGCTCTGGGCTCCCTGGCCGCCATCGACAACCAGGTGGACACCACCACCGGCACCGTGCGCCTCAAGGCCCTCTTCGCCAATGAGGACCGAGTGCTCTTCCCCAACCAGTTCGTGAACGCCCAGCTGCTGGTGGACACCCTGAAAGGCGTGGTGATCATCCCCACCGCGGCCATCCAGCGCGGCCCCCAGGGCGCCTTCGTCTACGCGGTGAAGCCCGATGCCACCGTGGAACTCCGCATCATCGAATCGCAGGGCACCGATGGCGACAACACCGCCGTCACCAAGGGCCTGAGCGGCGGCGAGACCATTGTCATCGATGGCCTCGAGAAATTGCGGCCAGGCAGCAAGGTGGCTCTCCCGAAGGCAACCGGCGGAAAGGGTTGAGCCGGTGAGCGCGCAGCAGGAGCGGAGCGCCACTTTGACGCAGGCGAAGCCCGCAGGGCAGCGCACAGGAGGTGCGCTGTGAACCCCTCCAAACCCTTCATCCTCCGCCCCATCGCCACCTCGCTGCTGATGGTGGGGCTGCTGCTGGTGGGCCTCCTGGCCTTCCGCCAGCTGCCGGTCTCGGCCCTGCCCCAAGTGGACTACCCCACCATCCAGGTGGTCACCTTCTACCCAGGCGCCAGCCCCGATGTCATGGCCTCGGCCATCACCGCGCCGCTGGAGCGCCAGTTCGGCCAGCTGCCGGGCCTCAACCGCATGTCTTCCACCAGCTCGGGCGGCAGTTCCGTCATCACCCTGCAGTTCGTGCTGGATCTGAACATCGACGTGGCCGAACAGCAGGTGCAGGCCGCCGTGAACGCCGCGGGCACCTACCTGCCCGCGAACCTGCCCAATCCGCCCATCTACAGCAAGATCAACCCGGCCGACGCGCCCATCCTCACCCTGGCGCTCACGTCGAAAACCCTGCCGCTGTCCAAGGTGGAGGATTTCGCCGACACGCGCCTGGCCCAGAAGATTTCCCAGCTGCCCGGCGTGGGCCTCGTCAGCATCAGCGGCGGCCAGAAGCCCGCCGTGCGCATTCAGGCGAATCCCACGGCCCTGGCCGCCAACGGCCTCACCCTGGGCGACGTGCGCACCGCCGTGGCCGCCAGCAACGTGAACCAGGCCAAGGGCAGCTTCGATGGCCTGCGCCAGGCCTATGCCATCGGCGCCAATGACCAGCTGCTGAGCAGCGAGGACTACCGCCCCCTGGTG
This sequence is a window from Geothrix sp. PMB-07. Protein-coding genes within it:
- a CDS encoding ROK family transcriptional regulator; translation: MRGKKKKELPAYIRERISLDELLASRRVLQLVYEKGPITQGEASEALDLSQGACNLHFQRLEYEGLLRAHRIVPEGRGPGRPSNHWEIAREQNAALGLVFDPPNVYVQLEDFTAAILFSQGASLRACRRSEKIAEKVSDLVVKAMDEVRARKLILRHAFAALPGVLEPATGAVKRAVNFPALEGLDVSDLMQRTFKVPTLANSLGAAYYYGEAATIPANNTALVMYWDLGLGFAFGRNRQLLTVHGGEEGGRMISELGHISIDAQGPRCHCGERGCIEAYAGGWVLLQQFAGKGITTLDHLVRLADSGDASFRQALRDISKLLGRHLAGAIQMLGVSEVRITGPLAPLFHHGRADFFTGLAEIIGIHRSSAIQVQVTEDFKGQLLAGATRAARRVYLYPDEFSQLSRLSTTLQGQRMAGS
- a CDS encoding N-acetylmuramoyl-L-alanine amidase, whose protein sequence is MIRLPSVLLATFSLLSWGQTPKPAGSPSPVPARLKVMVDPGHGGLDGGAKGPKGLKEKAAALDIGKAVAEKLKAAGFEPVFTREDDTFIPLWDRAKAANAQGADLFISLHMNAAKAKAARGSEVYFLSLGKGDDEDVVAAENAGAGAPPGSDDSVVASILDDLAQKAFLQDSERLAVAIQGQLNRLAGIKERGVKQAPFVVLRGAAMPAVLVEVAFISNPKEEEKLKDAAFQAKVADAITLGVRRYFAEANGGVRRRMVAGPVADQR
- the hisS gene encoding histidine--tRNA ligase — its product is MAQSVKGMRDLFGAELRWFQHIEETARRVFGRHGYGEIRTPILEELDVFKRSVGESSDIVNKEMYQFTDKGGREVVMRPENTAGVVRAAIQHKLLLNNDPVLFYYIGQQFRYERMQTGRYRQFWQIGAESFGVATPESEAESLLMLHSFLTELGLKSLVFSINSVGTPESRPAFHAAFRVFFAQRADQFCEDCHRRIETNPLRVLDCKNERCQAALEGHPVITDHLDEASAKHHARLKLLLTELGIPFEENPRLVRGLDYYTRTAFEVLSSDLGAQSALLGGGRYDLLVKHLGGPDVPAFGWAIGLDRLAMVLQQVRGQAPISTPALLIPLGEQATLEALKLARTLWDAGVALQLETRGGALKKAMASANRLGLQTVLILGDGELEGGTVTVKHMATGEQESWPLDEVAARLSTPITRA
- a CDS encoding DEAD/DEAH box helicase produces the protein MSFDSLGLMPELLRAVREQGYETPTPIQAQAIPLVLEKRDLLARAQTGTGKTAGFTLPLLQLLAPHASTSASPARHPIRALILTPTRELAMQVEESVRTYGKYIPLRSATIFGGVNINPQTKALRAGVEILVATPGRLLDHHQQGNLNFSQLEILVLDEADRMLDMGFIRDIQKIIALLPKSRQTLLFSATFTDEIKQLAAQFLKTPASVQITPQNTAAELVRQVVHPVDRERKRALLAHIIHTRKLEQVLVFTRTKHGANRLSEQLDKDGISSMAIHGNKSQPQRIKALDDFKKGAVRVLVATDIAARGLDIDMLPHVVNYELPQVPEDYIHRIGRTGRAGSEGEALSLVCVDEHKLLKDIEKLLRKELPKDVVTGYAPDPSIPAEPIQTGRQGGGGGRGRGSARPARPSTGSAPRGERGRHPARPSSRGK
- a CDS encoding MarR family winged helix-turn-helix transcriptional regulator, with amino-acid sequence MPDSLTQAGLGTLASAVRRRLKHVVGARLAPYDLTIQQFWVMLVLLEQGASSLHPLAQQVWMDDPTASRVVKAMVERGLLRTEADPKHGRRILISLTPSALPLAQELKALATGIKTGLVAGLDADQQALMRAGMMAMITNLDGMLAGLPAAIQDEAAAS
- a CDS encoding MBL fold metallo-hydrolase, coding for MRILTALGFAAALASALPLAAHAKHQAKESTAPKIHKIEKVAENVYCIFGQGGNVGLIVTANHAILIDDQFERLVPGLVEAVRSVTPKPIKYLINTHGHGDHVGGNVVLEKQVMAIVAHANVRKAMIKEQAKLEPAKRGGLPELALGSEDAKERARLDIHLDGTDLHLLHLGPGHTDGDIIVGLPAVPVLHMGDLFFLGMLPYIDVEGGGSFDGLASQIAAVASWVPDNTRIIPGHGPVCGKPELLRYRDLLLAIQAHVKANPAKDGPALAASFDTATWPEWKPRPEFVTWETLFSVASGKGPGRVSRP
- a CDS encoding MdtA/MuxA family multidrug efflux RND transporter periplasmic adaptor subunit; its protein translation is MDALDNTFTEPNKGASPAFLRGWRLWAIGGAALLLVWFLFFRGGKKDAGVNPAGRPVPVAVAQARKGDMAVHLTGLGTVTALNNVTVRSRVDGQLVHIAFTEGQMVREGDLLAEIDPRPFRVQLMQAEGQFAKDQAAAQNAQADLRRLEGLVKQGIISRQQLDTQTSTVAQFEAALKSDQAQVESAKLNLAYSRITAPISGRVGLRLVDMGNMVRATDANGLATIAPVQPINVVFAIPADNIQKVLSQSAKGTKLPVEAWDRDLKARLALGSLAAIDNQVDTTTGTVRLKALFANEDRVLFPNQFVNAQLLVDTLKGVVIIPTAAIQRGPQGAFVYAVKPDATVELRIIESQGTDGDNTAVTKGLSGGETIVIDGLEKLRPGSKVALPKATGGKG